Sequence from the Candidatus Aminicenantes bacterium genome:
TTATTTTCTTAAACCGTACGTCGTACGCCGTATGCCGATTTCCTATCCATGCCGCTTCGCCTGCGGCTCAGCAACATGGATAGTCCCATGTAAGCTTCGCCTGCGGCTCAGCAACATGGGACTACATGACAGCCGGCGCGGCCGCTTCGTTGGGATCGCCGGCATTGCCCAGGGGCAGCTTGACCAGCAGGTAACCTAAGGCGAAGAAAACCAGGACGCTGACCAGATAACTGGGATGCTGGCCGAGCATGGGCACGCGGCCGTCATTGAAAAAGGCGATGGCGGCGAATACCAGCCCGATCAGCGCCTCGCCGGCGATCAGCCCCGAAGCCAGCAATACGCCGCGGTTCTCGATGCGCGACTTCTGGTTGTCGTTGTACTTGCGGCGGGCGATGATGGCGTCGACGACCCAGCGGATGATGCCGCCGACAAAGATG
This genomic interval carries:
- a CDS encoding OPT/YSL family transporter, which gives rise to IFVGGIIRWVVDAIIARRKYNDNQKSRIENRGVLLASGLIAGEALIGLVFAAIAFFNDGRVPMLGQHPSYLVSVLVFFALGYLLVKLPLGNAGDPNEAAAPAVM